TATTCTTTTAGATGAGATTGAATAAAACCAAGGCAGTATGGTCTGAAAGGGATATTATCTCTGTTTTGACACATTGTCTTCCGTCGGTGACACTGAACAGATAAGCTTTACCAAATTTTGGGAAGTTTAGTGAGCCACGATTGTAGTTCTTTTAGGTGACATAAAGGAACGTTACCAGTGAGGGTTGTTAGGTTGGCGAAACTACTAAGCTTTTATGCCGCCATATCGCTGGATCAAGCGGAATTTCTGGGGAGATCCCAAATTTTCACCTCTTTACTGACAGGCAGTTGTTAATAGCAATCGGCAAAAGCAGTTGGCAAACTTATATACTATAACAATAAACGCGGTTTACTGATTTTCAGTGGCAAGCTTCACATTACTTATTGTACTTCCCAATCCATTTACTCCATAGGTTTGCGCGTGATCCATATCGCTGACGTCCATTTGTAAGAATTAAGCTTGCTCAATTCAATATTCAAAGATGATCTCTGCTGCCGTTTTTCCTTTGGTGAGGATTAAAAAGTCCATTGACTCTTATGTAGGGCAACGGACTACAGATTGTAAAGCAAAGTATTTTTTAAATACTGAGTTTTTCCAGGTTCTCCTGAGAAAGTGGTTTGTTAATGTATTGCTTAACGTAGCTATACTTTTTTGATTTATTCACATCCTGAGGGTTGATTGAGGAGGTAAGCATCACGATCTTGCACTTGTTTCGGGTGCTTTCCGAAAGCTTCTCAAATTCATCGAGAAACTGGAAGCCATCCATCAACGGCATATCGATATCGAGGAAAATAACATCAGGTAAAACTTTGTCAGATATCTCTTCAACCTTCTCAATATTCTTAAGAAATTCTATAGCACTTTTAGCACCGGTGTGTGTATAAATGTACTTTGATATATCTGCTGCTTCAATCATTTTCTGATTAATGAGGTTATCTATCTCATTATCATCGATTAACATTACAGAAATATATTTCTTTTGGTTGTCTGACATATGTTTTAACGATTATCTAAGCTAAATATAAACTATAAGCGAGTAATTACAAAATTATTTCTAACACTTAAAGAGGCCACCAAGGCAGCGTGATAGCGTTGGGAGTAAGCATGCCCACCCCATATTTTGTGCATGGGGTGAGCAGTGTTGAATATTAAAAATCGAACTTTATTCCCTGAGCAAGAGGGAGTTCTGTGCTATAATTAATGGTATTTGTCTGCCTTCTCATGTAAACTTTCCAGGCATCAGAACCAGACTCACGTCCGCCTCCGGTTTCTTTTTCACCACCAAAAGCACCACCAATTTCTGCTCCTGAGGTACCAATATTTACATTGGCTATGCCACAATCTGAACCCTGGTGAGAAAGGAACCTTTCGGCTTCTCTCATATTGGTGGTCATGATGGCTGATGAAAGTCCCTGAACAACCCCATTTTGCATATCAATGGCTTCATCAATGGTGCTGTATTTCATGAGATACAGAATAGGAGCGAAGGTTTCTTCCTGGACTATTTGCAGGTCATTTGAAGCTTCGGCTATAACCGGTTTTACATAACAACCCGATTCATACCCTTCTCCGCTGAGTACGCCACCTTCCAGTACGATACTGCCACCCTGAGCTTTTACTGCCTCCAAAGCCTGTTCATACATCCTGACGGCATCTTTATCTATGAGTGGCCCTACATGGTTCTTCTCATCAAGCGGATTACCTATCCTCAGTTGCTTATAAGCGTTGGTGAGCTTGTTTTTTACATCTTCATAAATGCTATCGTGGATAATCAGCCTTCTGGTAGAGGTACAACGCTGGCCACAGGTACCTACGGCCCCAAACAACGCTCCGGTGATGGCTATTTCCAGGTCTGCATTTTCTGTCATTATTATGGCATTATTGCCGCCCAATTCCAGAAGTGACTTGCCTAGTCTTGCCCCTACAGCTTCACCTACTTTTTTACCCATTCTTATTGAACCTGTAGCAGATACCAGAGGTATCCTTTTATCATTAGACATAAGCTGGCCAATTTTGTAATCTCCGTTGACAACGCATGACACGCCCTCCGGTACATTATTGGCTTCAAATACTTTGGTTATAATGTTCTGGCAGGCAATGCTGCACAACGGGGTTTTTTCTGAGGGCTTCCATATACATACATCGCCGCAAACCCATGCCAGCATGGTGTTCCATGACCATACAGCTACAGGGAAATTGAAGGCAGAGATAATACCTACAATGCCCAGTGGGTGATACTGCTCATACATACGGTGGCTTGGCCTCTCCGAGTGCATGGTTAAACCATGAAGCTGACGCGATAAACCTACGGCGAAATCACAGATATCGATCATCTCCTGAACTTCACCAAGACCTTCCTGATATGATTTTCCCATTTCATAAGATACCAGTTTACCCAGGGCTTCCTTATACTTACGGAGCTCTTCGCCGATCTGCCTCACCACTTCACCTCTTTTTGGGGCAGGTATCAGCCTCCATGATTTGAATGCATTTTCGGCTGTTTTTACTATTTCTTCGTATTGCTCTTCTGTAGTAGTACTTACTTTGCCTATCAGTTTTCCATCTACAGGGGAATAAGATTCAATAAGCTCACCTTTCGAACCCAACCACTTCGTACCAGTTGAAGAACCTGAATTTTCCGTTTGAATTCCTAACGCCTTTAGCGCTTCACTTATACCAAAGTTATCGTTATTCATGATTTGATTTTTTATTTAAAGTGCAAAGCTAAAGAAATGTGGGAAAGGATAGGCGCTCCTTTGTGAAAAAACAATCGATTGAGAAATATAATTTGAGGTTATGCCTTTGTTTACGACAGTGGGCGTATAATGGAAATGATATTACCAGTCAACACCAAATACACCCTTTTCTCCGTCAGGATAGATGCCTTCTACAAGGATACCACCGCTCTTGTTTTCCATGATTTGGTTGAGGTCTCTGATATCACTCACCACCATTTTGTCAATTTTGGTGACGATAAAGCCTTCTGCAAAACCGGCTTCTTTCCATTTCCCTTTTTTTATGGATTTTAGCCTTACGCCACCCTCAATATCATATTCGCTCAACTCTTCAATACTAAGATTTTCCAATATGGCCCCTTCGAGTTCATGTTCATAGCGGTCTGCTACCAGTTCAGTGCTTCCTTCGGTGTTTTTGAGTATGGCAGCTACTTTGCTTTTGATACCACCTCGTATGTAAGTCACCTGTATTTCGTCTCCGGGCCGGTTGCGGGCTACCAGCTCCTGAAGTTCGGAAACATTGGAAACCTCCGATTCATTTATTGCCGTGATAACGTCTCCGGGCTGTAAGCCTGCATCTTCAGCAGAGCTGTTTTTGTTGACATAGCTTATAAATACGCCACTCACTACATTGATACCTTCCGCATCTGCAATGGAGGCATTCATATCTCCAATTCTAATGCCCAACAACCCTCTTTGTACTTTTCCGTATTCCAGCAGGTCGTCCATTACCTTTCGCACCAGGCTTACCGGCACTGCAAAAGAGTAACCTGAATAGCTGCCGGTAGGAGTGGCAATTGCTGTATTAATGCCGATCAGTTCACCATTGAGATTGACCAAAGCACCTCCACTGTTCCCAGGGTTTACGGCAGCATCGGTTTGTATAAATGATTCAATCTGAAGATTATTTTTATCTCTGAGAATACCAATATTTCTAGCCTTTGCACTGACTATGCCGGCAGTAACTGTGGAGTTGAGGTCAAAAGGGTTGCCAATGGCTAATACCCATTCTCCCGGCAGGATTTTGTCAGAATCACCATATTTTACATAGTTAAGATCTGTTTCATTTATTTTAAGCAAAGCCAGATCGGTGGTAGGGTCCGTGCCAATTATTTTGGCAGGGTATGTACGGTTATCATTAAGCACCACTTCTATTTGACTGGCGTTTTCGATTACATGATTATTAGTAGCCAGGTATCCGTCATCTGAAATTATAACCCCGGAACCGGATGACTGAGCGGGGCCTCTGAAAACTCCTTCCAGAGGGTTGATGCTATATTGGCCGGTGGCATATAGTGCCCTGATATGTACCACGCCCGGCACTACTTTGTTGGCGGCATGTATGAAGTTGAGTCCTTTGGGAACAATTATGGAGGTGTCCGAAATAAGGCTGGCATTAGATACCTGCTGCTGGCGTTCTGATATGGATTTATAGGATTGAAAAGATGTATTGTTGCCCGATAAGTAAGTGAAAATAATGGCACTGGAAATAAGTGCTCCAAAGACTGATGAAAGAAAAATACCGAAAAAGAACTGCCGCTTACTCATATGCCTGTTGCTAAAAATGTTTTTGTAATAACGATAATTCGCGGCTTTCAGTTTAATAATGTAAGGAAATTGTACATGTTACTGTTGTCTTTCTTCCTGTAACTTTTTCAGTTCAGTCATTTCGTCGCGTAACTTTGCAGCTTCCATGAAGTTTAGCTCCTTGGCAGCTTTTTCCATGGCCTTTTGTGTTTTGTTGATAAGCTTCTCCAGTTCATCTTTGCCCATGTAAGCCACAACCGGATCAGCCGCCACTGACGGAGCTTCTTCACCTGTATAGTACTTCTTGCCACCTTTCTTTTTATCTGCAACGCCAGTTTGCTGAAGGATTGACTCTTTAGAACGCAATATGGTAGTAGGAGTAATGTTGTGTTTCTCATTATAAGCCATCTGTATGCTTCGTCTTCTGTTGGTTTCATCTATTGAGGTCCTCATGGACACTGTGATGCTGTCGGCGTACATGATCACCATTCCGTTCACATTTCGTGCAGCGCGGCCTATAGTTTGTATCAGCGAACGTTGATTACGTAAGAAACCTTCTTTATCCGCATCCAGAATCGCCACGAGGGATACCTCAGGTAAGTCAAGACCCTCTCTGAGGAGATTTACTCCAACGAGTACATCAAACACGCCCAGTCGCAGCTCTCTCAGGATCTCAACCCTGTCGAGGGTATCCACCTCACTATGAATGTAACGGCACTTAACACCCGCGCGCTCCAGAAACTTCGTGAGTTCTTCTGCCATACGTTTGGTAAGTGTGGTTACCAGCACACGTTCTTCCCTTTTTATTCTTTCATCAATTTCTTCCAGCAGGTCATCTATCTGATTAAGGCTTGGCCTTACTTCTATGATAGGGTCGAGAAGCCCCGTGGGCCTGATGATCTGCTCAACAACTACCCCTTCTGATTTCCTAAGTTCGTATTCCGAAGGAGTGGCACTAACATATACCACCTGGTTAAGCATGGACTCAAACTCATTAAATGTGAGCGGCCTGTTATCGAGTGCGGCGGGCAGGCGAAAGCCAAAATCAACAAGGTTTACTTTCCTTGAGCGATCTCCACCCCACATGGCCCGTACCTGAGGTACAGTTACATGGCTCTCATCAATGATCATTAAATAATCGTCCGGGAAATAATCGAGCAGACAGAACGGTCTGGCGCCGGGCTTTCTGCGGTCAAAGTAACGCGAATAGTTCTCGATACCAGAGCAATAGCCCAGCTCACGCATCATTTCAATGTCAAATTCAGTGCGCTCCTTAACCCGCTTGGCCTCAAGGTGCCGGAGTTCTGTTTCGAAGTGATTTACCTGTGCTACAAGGTCATCCTGAATTTCATGTATGGCAGCGTGGAGGAGATCCTTACCGGTAACGAACAAATTGGCAGGAAAAATAGAAATGATTGTTTCTTCAGAAATAGTTTTTCCCGATTCTGGATCAATCATTTGTATTGACTCGATTTCATCGCCCCAGAAAATAATACGGTAAGCAAAATCACCATATGCAACAAATATATCTACGGTATCTCCCTTTACACGGAAATTACCTCTTTTAAATTCTGCTTCCGTTCTGCTGTACAGGATATCGACAAGGGCAAAGAGCAGTTTATTTCTGGCTATGGTTTCACCCACTTTTAGTTTTATTACATTCCTGCCAAATTCTTCAGGATTACCAATACCATAGATACAAGATACTGAAGCCACTACGATAATATCACGCCGGCCGGTAAGCAGGGAGGAGGTCGTACTCAGTCGCAGTTTTTCAATTTCTTCATTAATAGAAAGGTCTTTTTCTATATAAAGGTTAGAAGAAGGAATAAATGCCTCGGGCTGGTAGTAGTCGTAGTATGAGATAAAATACTCTACTGCATTTTCAGGAAAAAACCTTTTGAACTCACCGTATAACTGGGCAGCCAGCGTTTTGTTATGACATAGCACGAGGGTAGGCCTGTTTACGTTGGCTATTACATTGGCCATGGTGAAGGTTTTACCAGTGCCGGTTGCTCCCAGAAGTGTCTGGAATTGTTCGCCTGATTCAAGTCCTGCTGTCAGTTCATCAATTGCTTTTGGCTGATCGCCGGTTGGAGTATATTCACTGCTTATCTTGAATTTCATAATGAGTTCCTGTGATCCTATTCAAATCTAGAGATTAACGGATAGAAAAGGGTAAGGGTTTGAAGGAAAAAGACAGCAGCCAGGATCTTCTTTAGACGAAAGGTAAAAATACGCCCTTACCCAGCAGGCAAGGGCGTTCTATATAGTGTTTTAATTGATTATTTCCTTAAATAAATAGTGCACAGGTTTGAGTACATCATGGTCTGTGGGTCTCGCAGGAATTGCATAAAATCATCTTTAAATTTTTGCGCAAGCTGTTTGCTGCCCAATATCTCTTCAAATTTTGGCAGCGCAATTTCCATTTTTAAGTCCCAGAGGTAGTCATTCTTCTCATCGATTTTACCCACAATGAAATGGTACGGGCGGATGTCAATGTGCTCCAGTTCAAAACCAGCCAAAAGCCCGTAATGGAGAAGCTTTCTTCCTATCATAGGATCAAAACCTGTTTTTGATAATCCGTCTAATACCTTGTCCAGGTTTTCAATAGTTTCCGGATAGTGGAAAAGCAGTTGACCATCAAGATCCTGTAGCATTACCAGCCCATTTTTTTTGCATGCACGATACATTTCCTTTATGCCTTCAACAGGCTCCTTGAGGTACTCAAGTAAAAATCTGGTGTAAAGAAAGTCAGTAGAATTATCTTGCAGGGGAAGTTCATAAATACTTCCCATGGAGAAATCGGCATTGTGAATGTGCTCGCATTTTTTTCGGGCATTTGCCAGTCGTTCTTCGCTTAGGTCAATGCCTTTAACAGATGCATTTTTAAATTTTTTGGCTATAGAAGAAGCAATGGCGCCAGCACCGCAGCCTATATCTGCTATTCGTGCTTTGGTATCCGTTTTTAAATATGGTAATATAAAATCTTCGATGAA
This region of Fulvivirga ulvae genomic DNA includes:
- a CDS encoding response regulator, with amino-acid sequence MSDNQKKYISVMLIDDNEIDNLINQKMIEAADISKYIYTHTGAKSAIEFLKNIEKVEEISDKVLPDVIFLDIDMPLMDGFQFLDEFEKLSESTRNKCKIVMLTSSINPQDVNKSKKYSYVKQYINKPLSQENLEKLSI
- the amaB gene encoding L-piperidine-6-carboxylate dehydrogenase, giving the protein MNNDNFGISEALKALGIQTENSGSSTGTKWLGSKGELIESYSPVDGKLIGKVSTTTEEQYEEIVKTAENAFKSWRLIPAPKRGEVVRQIGEELRKYKEALGKLVSYEMGKSYQEGLGEVQEMIDICDFAVGLSRQLHGLTMHSERPSHRMYEQYHPLGIVGIISAFNFPVAVWSWNTMLAWVCGDVCIWKPSEKTPLCSIACQNIITKVFEANNVPEGVSCVVNGDYKIGQLMSNDKRIPLVSATGSIRMGKKVGEAVGARLGKSLLELGGNNAIIMTENADLEIAITGALFGAVGTCGQRCTSTRRLIIHDSIYEDVKNKLTNAYKQLRIGNPLDEKNHVGPLIDKDAVRMYEQALEAVKAQGGSIVLEGGVLSGEGYESGCYVKPVIAEASNDLQIVQEETFAPILYLMKYSTIDEAIDMQNGVVQGLSSAIMTTNMREAERFLSHQGSDCGIANVNIGTSGAEIGGAFGGEKETGGGRESGSDAWKVYMRRQTNTINYSTELPLAQGIKFDF
- a CDS encoding class I SAM-dependent methyltransferase translates to MNTPNVKQVKYFMDDPREAGRLDAKVNTDEFIEDFILPYLKTDTKARIADIGCGAGAIASSIAKKFKNASVKGIDLSEERLANARKKCEHIHNADFSMGSIYELPLQDNSTDFLYTRFLLEYLKEPVEGIKEMYRACKKNGLVMLQDLDGQLLFHYPETIENLDKVLDGLSKTGFDPMIGRKLLHYGLLAGFELEHIDIRPYHFIVGKIDEKNDYLWDLKMEIALPKFEEILGSKQLAQKFKDDFMQFLRDPQTMMYSNLCTIYLRK
- the uvrB gene encoding excinuclease ABC subunit UvrB, which encodes MKFKISSEYTPTGDQPKAIDELTAGLESGEQFQTLLGATGTGKTFTMANVIANVNRPTLVLCHNKTLAAQLYGEFKRFFPENAVEYFISYYDYYQPEAFIPSSNLYIEKDLSINEEIEKLRLSTTSSLLTGRRDIIVVASVSCIYGIGNPEEFGRNVIKLKVGETIARNKLLFALVDILYSRTEAEFKRGNFRVKGDTVDIFVAYGDFAYRIIFWGDEIESIQMIDPESGKTISEETIISIFPANLFVTGKDLLHAAIHEIQDDLVAQVNHFETELRHLEAKRVKERTEFDIEMMRELGYCSGIENYSRYFDRRKPGARPFCLLDYFPDDYLMIIDESHVTVPQVRAMWGGDRSRKVNLVDFGFRLPAALDNRPLTFNEFESMLNQVVYVSATPSEYELRKSEGVVVEQIIRPTGLLDPIIEVRPSLNQIDDLLEEIDERIKREERVLVTTLTKRMAEELTKFLERAGVKCRYIHSEVDTLDRVEILRELRLGVFDVLVGVNLLREGLDLPEVSLVAILDADKEGFLRNQRSLIQTIGRAARNVNGMVIMYADSITVSMRTSIDETNRRRSIQMAYNEKHNITPTTILRSKESILQQTGVADKKKGGKKYYTGEEAPSVAADPVVAYMGKDELEKLINKTQKAMEKAAKELNFMEAAKLRDEMTELKKLQEERQQ
- a CDS encoding S1C family serine protease encodes the protein MSKRQFFFGIFLSSVFGALISSAIIFTYLSGNNTSFQSYKSISERQQQVSNASLISDTSIIVPKGLNFIHAANKVVPGVVHIRALYATGQYSINPLEGVFRGPAQSSGSGVIISDDGYLATNNHVIENASQIEVVLNDNRTYPAKIIGTDPTTDLALLKINETDLNYVKYGDSDKILPGEWVLAIGNPFDLNSTVTAGIVSAKARNIGILRDKNNLQIESFIQTDAAVNPGNSGGALVNLNGELIGINTAIATPTGSYSGYSFAVPVSLVRKVMDDLLEYGKVQRGLLGIRIGDMNASIADAEGINVVSGVFISYVNKNSSAEDAGLQPGDVITAINESEVSNVSELQELVARNRPGDEIQVTYIRGGIKSKVAAILKNTEGSTELVADRYEHELEGAILENLSIEELSEYDIEGGVRLKSIKKGKWKEAGFAEGFIVTKIDKMVVSDIRDLNQIMENKSGGILVEGIYPDGEKGVFGVDW